A single window of Syntrophus aciditrophicus SB DNA harbors:
- a CDS encoding type-F conjugative transfer system secretin TraK, whose product MKKNMLKKKVGMLLVLTLAVSVLGSAGIASSQEENVPENRETADVQITKLPAEGAVTVMPEVAQPVELSSSDVNRITCQGEIKDVVYSREKGITVKFSGRDAFVKFRTGLKDGKSTYSTTPSEIFVVCGDNVYSLIALPKRIPARSIRLSPGKTENIRKNRSLFGALPFEKKVLSAIRSLYTEEIPESFTVSTPNKRIDLFRDLDIVLARVAVVEGEGIQVKEYRGTLAGGDKDRIELGEKDFLRNEISTDPIAVSLDRLVLKKGEILRAFVVESHREEPGDER is encoded by the coding sequence ATGAAAAAGAACATGCTTAAAAAAAAGGTGGGAATGCTTCTCGTTCTCACGCTGGCCGTTTCCGTCCTCGGGAGCGCGGGCATCGCATCCAGCCAGGAAGAAAATGTCCCCGAAAACCGTGAAACGGCCGACGTACAGATCACTAAACTACCGGCGGAGGGCGCCGTCACCGTCATGCCCGAGGTCGCCCAGCCCGTCGAGCTGAGCAGTTCGGACGTGAACCGGATCACCTGCCAGGGCGAAATCAAGGACGTCGTCTACTCAAGGGAGAAGGGGATCACGGTCAAGTTCAGCGGCAGGGACGCTTTCGTCAAGTTCCGTACGGGCTTGAAGGATGGCAAGAGCACGTACAGCACGACGCCGTCGGAGATCTTCGTCGTTTGCGGCGATAACGTTTACAGCCTGATCGCTCTTCCCAAGAGAATCCCCGCCCGGTCCATCAGGCTCTCCCCGGGAAAAACGGAGAACATCAGGAAGAACAGGTCGCTTTTCGGCGCCCTCCCTTTTGAGAAGAAGGTCCTCTCCGCGATCCGGAGCCTCTACACGGAAGAGATTCCCGAGAGCTTCACCGTATCCACCCCCAACAAGAGAATCGATCTCTTTCGTGACCTGGATATCGTCCTTGCCAGGGTAGCGGTGGTCGAAGGCGAGGGTATCCAGGTTAAGGAGTACCGCGGCACGCTCGCCGGTGGAGACAAGGACAGGATCGAGCTCGGCGAAAAGGATTTTCTCCGAAACGAAATCTCCACCGACCCCATCGCCGTCTCCCTGGACAGGCTTGTCCTGAAAAAGGGGGAGATCCTGAGAGCCTTCGTGGTCGAATCTCACCGGGAGGAACCGGGCGATGAAAGATAA
- a CDS encoding type IV conjugative transfer system protein TraE gives MRLNLFLQKTSNIVAENRLLKFVVVVIGVAAIANAVMTYRALNYQRTIIVPPVLKSRIEITGDRVSEEYVKAFSRYIAALSFSYSPGTVKPQFDELLALYAPEAFPEGKRVLYELADRVITTRVTSVFFMGKLYVDGEKNQIEVSGQRRQYVDDRKVEDITKTYLIDYRISDGRFQVVRISEKEDANSQAARLP, from the coding sequence ATGAGGCTCAATCTTTTTCTGCAGAAGACTTCCAACATCGTCGCGGAGAACAGGCTTCTCAAGTTCGTGGTCGTGGTGATCGGCGTCGCGGCGATCGCGAACGCGGTCATGACCTACCGCGCGTTGAATTACCAGCGGACTATCATCGTCCCCCCGGTCCTGAAAAGCCGGATCGAGATCACGGGGGACAGGGTCTCGGAGGAATACGTGAAGGCCTTCAGCCGGTATATCGCTGCTCTGTCCTTCAGCTATTCCCCGGGGACCGTGAAACCGCAATTCGACGAACTCCTCGCTCTTTATGCGCCGGAAGCGTTTCCGGAGGGAAAGCGGGTCCTTTACGAACTTGCGGACAGGGTGATCACCACCCGGGTAACGAGCGTCTTCTTCATGGGAAAGCTGTATGTGGACGGCGAGAAGAACCAGATCGAGGTGTCGGGACAAAGAAGGCAGTACGTCGACGACCGCAAGGTGGAGGACATCACGAAGACATACCTCATCGATTACAGGATCTCGGACGGCAGGTTCCAGGTCGTCAGGATATCGGAGAAGGAAGATGCGAACAGCCAGGCGGCGAGGTTGCCATGA
- a CDS encoding TraB/VirB10 family protein, whose translation MKDKLKTIWANVTPRQKRNLVLLAMATVVLAFSLAGYLFKTRDGGTVLGKSAQKKKEITLDAGLLEKSAYLEGRKEIARTEEKLSLLQKELDEIKEEKAKAVHAGSKQPLPAVPKPPDPSKAISYPVPPLPPPPVSSADPSKVGQASKPAAETTGDIELVSNPQAQKQDQKAAEVKKNEKGDSVYLPPSFMEATLLSGLDAPTVESAKGNPVPVLLRIKDLAILPNKVKADLKGCFVIAEGQGNLADERAHLRLVNLSCLSRKGQAVIDQKIKGFVVDSDGKIGLRGTVVSKMGSAIARSVLAGFFGGVGDALRSATMTSSISALGTTQTVDPGQIAQAGLGSGLAQGAHELQKFYLELAKQSMPVIEVGATRNITLVVSEGVDLEIKEKPGGKKQK comes from the coding sequence ATGAAAGATAAGTTGAAGACCATCTGGGCGAACGTCACACCGCGGCAAAAGCGGAACCTTGTCCTTCTCGCCATGGCGACGGTGGTACTGGCGTTCAGCCTCGCGGGGTACCTTTTCAAGACGAGAGACGGCGGGACGGTTTTGGGGAAATCCGCGCAGAAAAAGAAGGAAATCACCCTGGACGCCGGGCTCCTGGAAAAATCCGCCTACCTCGAAGGGCGAAAAGAGATCGCCAGGACCGAGGAGAAGCTCTCGCTTCTCCAGAAAGAACTGGACGAAATCAAGGAAGAGAAGGCGAAGGCCGTCCACGCAGGATCGAAGCAACCCCTTCCGGCGGTCCCGAAGCCGCCCGATCCATCAAAGGCGATCTCTTACCCCGTTCCGCCTTTGCCGCCTCCACCCGTTTCCTCGGCCGATCCATCCAAGGTCGGGCAGGCGTCCAAGCCCGCCGCGGAGACGACGGGTGATATCGAACTCGTCTCGAATCCACAGGCGCAGAAACAGGATCAGAAGGCCGCCGAGGTAAAAAAAAACGAGAAGGGCGACTCGGTCTATCTGCCCCCTTCTTTCATGGAGGCGACCCTTCTTTCCGGCCTGGACGCCCCGACGGTGGAGTCGGCCAAGGGGAACCCCGTCCCGGTTCTCCTGAGGATCAAGGACCTGGCGATCCTCCCCAACAAGGTCAAAGCAGACCTTAAAGGATGCTTCGTCATCGCCGAAGGACAGGGTAATCTCGCCGACGAGCGGGCGCACCTGAGGCTGGTGAACCTCTCCTGCTTGTCAAGGAAGGGCCAAGCCGTGATCGACCAGAAGATCAAGGGCTTCGTCGTCGATTCAGACGGGAAGATCGGCCTCAGGGGAACGGTGGTCTCCAAGATGGGATCGGCAATCGCGCGGTCCGTCCTTGCCGGGTTCTTCGGCGGAGTCGGAGACGCCCTACGGTCCGCCACCATGACCTCCAGTATCAGCGCGCTCGGCACGACCCAGACCGTGGATCCCGGGCAGATCGCCCAGGCGGGGTTGGGAAGCGGACTCGCCCAGGGGGCGCACGAGCTCCAGAAGTTTTATCTGGAACTTGCCAAACAGAGCATGCCCGTGATCGAGGTCGGGGCTACGCGAAACATCACCCTTGTCGTGAGCGAGGGGGTCGACTTGGAGATCAAGGAAAAACCAGGAGGGAAGAAGCAGAAATGA
- a CDS encoding TraC family protein: MGKLFDVIFGARGGMTRKDLRNLTRRDRFSDYLPWIAYDGETEAYHNADGTKGFLWECSPLCFAGEKTLFTLEGLFRLGLPHGSVMQFILHADSHIDPYIEAYRSGKTRDLAIVHEASEKFAAFLEKGVEGMDIFLKTPLRNFRLFVAVKFPEEREMKLHAKDLSNSILEILRGADLYPRPVPPHALVEWMRRYLNDVPSPNNDAYDDSIPIRKQVIFSDTVIEKSMDRMKVGNRYFRCTTVKHYPKEVDPLQTNELFGGVWGVVSDANQITTPFFFALNVVFHNLKSKLHTKCNLVLQQQGVGSFAPSLMRKKDEYMTAVDEVEKGTPFVRVIPILWVWGDSEKTVSESIVRAKRMWEAQGYVMQEDRGILPVLFLSSLPFGLYDRDDNVDNLDRDFIAPCDSVAVTLPVQADFSGGGKPSLIFIGRKGQPCSLDVFDRHANNHNIFIAASSGSGKSFLVNYLVYNYFASSALIRIVDIGGSYKKMTRLFGARFLDFSEQSRICMNPFTNVMDPAGDLPVIASIVLQMVYSSTDIVPEDTAETAMSLIKSAVKWAWRTEGADASIDTVYEYLSTFPEHAEEFDSCHENDIAAFRSLSRNLSFNLTEFTSGHLYGKWFNGTSDFNIAGDEFVVLELEHLKPQKELFKVITLQVINAVTQDLYISDRSRPRFIIFDEAWQFMQEGSSLKGVIEEGYRRARKYGGSFTVITQSILDLKQFGSIGDVIRSNSAFKFYLESSDFDRAKLEGLIEHEGFALKILKSVRSNKPKYSEIFMDTPFGQGVARLAVDPFSYYLYTSDAAEIAEIESLVDNGMSYGEAINEMVKRYRTAG, translated from the coding sequence ATGGGAAAGCTCTTTGACGTGATCTTCGGCGCCCGCGGGGGAATGACCCGCAAGGATCTCCGAAATTTGACCCGCAGAGACCGGTTTTCCGATTATCTCCCCTGGATCGCTTACGACGGGGAAACGGAAGCATACCACAACGCGGACGGGACCAAGGGCTTTCTCTGGGAATGCAGCCCATTGTGCTTCGCAGGGGAAAAGACCCTCTTCACCCTGGAGGGGCTCTTCCGGCTGGGGCTTCCGCACGGATCGGTCATGCAGTTCATCCTGCACGCCGACAGCCACATCGATCCCTACATCGAGGCGTACCGGTCGGGGAAAACGCGTGACCTCGCGATCGTTCACGAGGCCTCCGAGAAGTTCGCCGCTTTCCTTGAGAAGGGCGTGGAGGGCATGGACATCTTCCTCAAAACCCCTCTGAGAAATTTCCGCCTCTTCGTGGCGGTGAAGTTCCCCGAAGAACGGGAGATGAAGCTCCACGCGAAGGATCTCTCCAACTCCATACTGGAGATCCTGAGGGGGGCGGACCTCTATCCCAGGCCCGTGCCTCCCCATGCGCTCGTCGAATGGATGCGCAGATACCTAAACGACGTTCCTTCCCCGAATAACGACGCCTACGACGATTCGATTCCCATTCGGAAACAGGTGATCTTCTCCGATACGGTCATCGAAAAATCCATGGACCGAATGAAGGTAGGGAACCGGTATTTCCGCTGCACCACGGTAAAACACTATCCCAAGGAAGTGGACCCGCTCCAGACGAACGAGCTCTTCGGGGGCGTGTGGGGAGTGGTCTCCGACGCCAACCAGATCACGACGCCGTTTTTCTTCGCGCTGAACGTCGTATTTCACAATCTCAAGTCGAAGCTCCACACGAAGTGCAACCTCGTTTTGCAGCAGCAGGGGGTTGGAAGCTTCGCCCCTTCCCTCATGAGAAAGAAAGACGAGTACATGACCGCGGTGGACGAGGTGGAAAAGGGGACCCCTTTCGTGAGGGTGATCCCGATCCTCTGGGTCTGGGGGGACAGCGAAAAGACCGTGAGTGAATCGATCGTGAGGGCCAAGCGGATGTGGGAAGCGCAGGGCTACGTCATGCAGGAGGACAGGGGGATCTTGCCCGTCCTCTTTCTCTCGTCCCTTCCCTTCGGCCTCTATGACCGGGACGACAACGTGGACAACCTCGACCGGGACTTTATCGCGCCCTGTGACAGCGTAGCGGTGACCCTCCCCGTCCAGGCGGACTTCTCCGGCGGAGGCAAGCCGAGTCTCATCTTCATCGGGAGAAAGGGGCAGCCCTGTTCCCTGGACGTTTTCGACCGGCACGCCAACAACCATAACATTTTCATCGCAGCCTCTTCGGGAAGCGGAAAATCCTTCCTCGTGAATTACCTCGTCTACAACTATTTCGCTTCCAGCGCCCTCATACGCATCGTGGACATCGGCGGCTCCTACAAGAAGATGACGAGGCTCTTTGGCGCCCGTTTCCTCGATTTCTCCGAGCAATCGAGGATTTGCATGAACCCGTTCACGAACGTCATGGACCCTGCGGGCGATCTCCCCGTCATCGCTTCCATCGTCCTGCAGATGGTCTACTCGTCCACGGACATCGTCCCGGAGGACACGGCGGAGACGGCCATGTCGCTCATCAAGTCGGCGGTCAAGTGGGCCTGGCGGACGGAAGGAGCGGACGCCTCAATCGACACCGTCTACGAGTACCTGTCCACCTTCCCTGAGCACGCGGAGGAGTTCGATTCCTGCCACGAGAATGATATCGCGGCATTCCGGTCCCTTTCTCGCAACCTCTCGTTCAACCTGACAGAATTCACGAGCGGGCACCTCTACGGGAAATGGTTCAACGGGACTTCCGATTTCAACATCGCCGGAGATGAGTTTGTCGTCCTCGAATTGGAACATCTAAAACCCCAGAAGGAGCTCTTCAAGGTCATTACGCTCCAAGTGATCAACGCCGTGACTCAGGACCTCTATATCTCAGACCGGTCGAGGCCCAGGTTCATCATTTTCGACGAGGCGTGGCAGTTCATGCAGGAGGGAAGCTCACTGAAAGGGGTCATTGAAGAAGGATACCGGCGGGCGAGAAAATACGGTGGGAGCTTCACGGTCATCACACAGTCCATTCTCGATTTGAAGCAGTTCGGAAGCATCGGGGACGTGATCCGTTCAAACAGCGCCTTCAAGTTTTATCTGGAATCCAGCGATTTCGATCGGGCGAAGCTGGAGGGTCTGATCGAGCACGAAGGGTTCGCCCTCAAGATCCTGAAGTCGGTCCGGAGCAACAAGCCCAAGTACTCGGAGATCTTCATGGACACCCCGTTCGGTCAGGGCGTGGCCAGGCTCGCCGTGGACCCCTTCTCCTATTACCTCTACACGTCCGATGCGGCGGAAATCGCCGAGATCGAATCCCTCGTGGACAACGGAATGAGCTATGGCGAAGCGATCAATGAAATGGTCAAGAGATACAGGACGGCCGGTTAG
- the traV gene encoding type IV conjugative transfer system lipoprotein TraV yields MKRVLCLLTLTALLGGCSVLNPYKSEFTCPQKENGKCVGVETAYGESLQKKNKDESLEPATKNSPGKAVTGPAQKVNLLYQEEVYRKLTGLLRDPVTPLVAPPRVMRVLLLPYKGDGGELFMPRYVYFMADDARWIMGGYLKEGAAD; encoded by the coding sequence ATGAAACGGGTCCTGTGTCTATTAACGTTAACCGCCCTGCTCGGCGGCTGCTCGGTCTTGAATCCATACAAGAGCGAGTTCACCTGCCCGCAAAAGGAAAACGGCAAGTGCGTAGGCGTGGAGACGGCCTACGGCGAGTCCCTGCAGAAAAAAAATAAAGACGAAAGCCTTGAGCCTGCAACCAAAAACTCACCGGGCAAAGCGGTGACCGGTCCGGCACAAAAGGTCAATCTTCTCTATCAGGAGGAAGTCTACCGGAAACTCACCGGGCTCCTCAGGGATCCGGTCACGCCGCTCGTCGCGCCTCCCCGGGTCATGAGGGTGCTTCTCCTCCCTTACAAAGGCGATGGAGGGGAACTCTTCATGCCGAGATACGTCTACTTCATGGCCGACGATGCCCGTTGGATCATGGGCGGCTACCTGAAGGAAGGAGCGGCCGACTGA
- the traL gene encoding type IV conjugative transfer system protein TraL, translating to MTKRFPQYLSAPLQVLWFEPDELGVVFTCFLFALIYGSFSWALLFIAPWQYSRAKKRYPKGFFRHFLYFAGITRMKGYPSFFEERFFE from the coding sequence ATGACGAAGCGCTTTCCGCAGTATCTCTCGGCCCCGCTGCAGGTGCTCTGGTTCGAGCCGGACGAGTTGGGGGTCGTCTTCACCTGCTTTCTTTTCGCCCTGATCTACGGTTCTTTCTCCTGGGCGCTCCTCTTCATCGCGCCCTGGCAATACAGCCGGGCGAAAAAGAGGTACCCCAAGGGTTTCTTCCGGCATTTTCTCTACTTCGCCGGGATCACCAGAATGAAGGGATACCCGTCCTTTTTCGAGGAGAGGTTTTTCGAATGA